ACAAGAAGACCAACTATCTCCGAACCAACCACTACATCTACCTTTTCTTTGGGGGGTTGAACGCCATTGATCAGCACGTTTTCCAGCCTCTTCATTTCGTCTACGATGGTTTCAACCGGTTTCCACTCATCAATTAGTTCTAAACCTCCTGACGCAGCAAAGCTAACCATTCTTTGAAGTGTCCCTTTTTCAGGGCTGAATAACACATTATTTGAGTCGACATATATTCTCGGGATTACCGAGTAAACGTATGCGCCCTCGCTTGTTATTACTAGTTTCTCCTGGGTATGAGTTTCAACGCTGAACGTTGTAACCGGGATTTTAGCCTTAGTCAACTCCCTTGTAAGAGTTTTGTATAGAGATGAGCCCATTTCCACTATGTCTTCCACTACCAAGTCTTCAAGCTTGCGTTTAACCATTACCTGGTACGATGCTTTACCAACCCTCTCAGCGGAGAACTTGATAGGGTTCTTTCTGAGACTGCTGAGTGATTTCGCTCGCGCAACAGCCTTCTCAGCGGCTTCTAATATGCTTTCTCGATTAACATTATTGGTTGATGAGAAGCCGAGAGACCCGTTGACGAGAACTCTTATGCCGACGCCGCTCTTCCTACTAGATCCTGCGCCAAGGATTTTTCCGTTGCGGAGGCTGATCGAGAATCCATAGTCCTTTTGAAACCTTGTTTCTACGTATTCAGCACCTAATTCTGAGGCGTGTTTGATTGCCGAATATAGGAGGGATTCGTCAATCATTATAATTCTCCAGTCATTACGTATTATGTGCATAATATATAAATGTTTTTCTATAGAGACATGTTATTCTGGATTAGCCTGAGATGTAAAAGCGCTCTTATTAAAAATTTAAGTCTTTATACTCCGAATAGAAGCTTCAAGGCTAGGCTCAGTCCGGCAGAGACAATTATTGAGACGACAGGGTGTTGCTTCAGCACGTATAGGATTATGAACGCTACTATGAATATGGCGAGTGATACATAATTTATTATCCCTGTGTTCTTTTCGAGCAAAACCGTTCTGCTCACATTTATCAACGCGTAAAGAATCAGAGCCACAACGGCAGCGTTGATCCCTCTGAACGCGGTTTTAACTAAAGGATGTTCCATATAAGGATACAGCGACATCACTATACCCATAATAACTAAGTATGGAACCGTGATCACGCCAAGAGTCGCTATTATTGAGCCCGGAATACCACCTAATTTGTAACCCACCCAAGTCGCGGAGTTTATAGCTATCGGCCCCGGCGTACTCTCGGCAACCCCTAGAATCTCCACGAATTCTTGATCACTGATCCAGCCTTTCAGCTCCACCAGCTCTTTATAGAAGAGTGAAATTCCACCGTACCCACCGCCAAACATTATTGCCCCTATTTTTAGGAACTCTATAAAAAGCTCTAGGAGCGTAACCATTGCTCGTTACCACCGATTAAGTGAAATGGGGTTGAAAATATTTAAACAATACTTCTCTGTGTTTTGCTACAGGAGCTCCCTGACAAGAGACGGTAGCAATTTATGCGAGGTTACTCTGCGAAACTTTAAACCTAGCTCCTGCGCCGCTTTCTCATCATAAACAGTGTCGCCAAGAAAACCCATGCATTCTGCATTGAGAAGCTCTAAGGCTTTTTCAAGTTGGCGCTTTCTATCCAATCCTTCCTCTCGCGTGATTAAAAGGTCAACACACTGCTTCAAGCCGATTTTCTCCAGCAATTTGACCGCCGTCTTCCTTGATCGATTCGTAACTATTGCTATCGCGAGACCTTGTTGGTGGAGATTGCAAATGGTTTTAACATTTTCAATATAATCACTTGTTTCCAGCTTATCTATTGAAACAAGTTCTTCACTCTCAATAAGCTCCCATGCTTGATTTTTCAATTCCTTCGGCAAGTTTAATTTTTCAAGCGAAAGGCCTAAGGGTCTCAGCTCATCGTTAACCCCTAACAGCCTTCTCACTCTCTCCCTTAGAGATTCAAAGTCGACTAGGAAAGGTATTATGGTTCCATCAATATCGAATATTAGTGCTTTTCTCATACAGTAACCCTTAAAACTGTTTCAAGGAATACTGCGGGGGTTTATCGTTCACGACAACTTCGCCTTTTTCATTAACGTAGCCGATCAGCATTGCCTCTGTGTTATAAGCATATGCTATTCTCCCTTTATTATCCACTAGGATGAAGCCCATGGTGTCGTTTCCCACAGCCTCTGTTGCTTCTTTTATAACGCTGTATGCTGTTTTCCACGCATCATCGAAACGTGAATACTCGATGTCAGCCTTCAAACAAGGCATTGTCCTAATAATGTATTCACCAATACCTGTCGCGCTACAAGCTATGTTATTTGAAGCATAGAAGCCCGCACCGGGGATTGGTGAGTCTCCAACTCTCCCCGGCAATTTCAACGAGACTCCTCCAGTGCTTGTCGCGGCAGCTAAGACTTGGTTATCATCGATCGCTACCGCTCCCACGGTGTCTCCGGGTTCGGCGATTTTTTTCAGAGCATGTTTAATATTGCTATTTTTAGCCAGGTATTCAACGAGTTTTCCACCGTACTCGGTTTTCACATCTAGTGAGAAAAGTTTTTTCAACGAATCGATATATCTCTCGTATACGTGTAAGGGTGGGGGAGGTAGCAAGGGCAGGTTTCGGATTAAACCGTAATTATCGGCCTCTTCACCTACTATTAAAACGTGCGGGGTTTCCTCTGCAATAATCTTCGCAAGCTTTATCGGGTTTCTAATTTTTCTAACCCCGGCAACAGCTCCCAACAACCCGTTTGAACTCATTAATCCGGCATCGAGGCTCCTACCCCCGTGGAGGTCGAGTACAGAGCCAACGCCGGCATTTAAATACCCGGAATCCTCCATGCAGGCGACGGAGGAGATCACTGCTTCCACACTGTTGTTAGTAGTATTCAATACTTTCCATCCCTCGAGCGTGCAATTTCTAATCGCCTCAATAGCCTTCTCTTTAACCTTTGTTTCCTTCCAGGAACCAGCTCCTCCGTGGAGAATCAGGGCTTTAACCATTAAATCACCAAGTTTTAATAATATATTGTTTTACTTTAAAATAGGTGGGAAAGTGTCGAGTGAGGCACAACCCCAGGTAACTGATGATTTAGAGTCTCTTGTTAAGTCCTTCAAGTTTGATAGGGTCTCTCCATTCATCCACGTACTGCCCGGGTTGTTCTTTACAGGTCTTGTTTTATCTGCTCTCCCCATGATGATGGAAGCACTATCCTTTAATCTATCTTTATTCATATCTTCTATGGTTTCATCATTCCTCTTAGCAACGATGCTTTCCTCTAGTGTTAGTACGTATATTCTTCTCGATAAAGTAATAAGTCATCTTTACGCAAGCGGTGTGACCACATACTATTTCTTGAAAGGAGGATCCTTCAACGCCTCTTTACACTACCTTAGGAACAGGCTCTTAAAAGCTAGGATTCCCTCGCCAGCTACAGGGTTGATACTCTCGGTGGTGACAGCTGGGCTCTCATACCCTATAATTATAAGCCTGGTCGAGAAAACGGTGAGAGACCACATGATTGAGGAGGAAGAGGTTCTGTTAGGTAAAAAGATCACGCCATATTTTTACACGGAACGTATTATTGTGGAAATAGCGCTCGTCTTCTTAACTCTAGGCGCCTATTTAATCTATCAATCTTTCAGAGTGGTGAAAACTTACAATACCCATATAGAAAAAATTCACTCAACGCATCCCAATCCCCCTCCCAAAATAGAATATGACGTAACAGTTTACGAGCCTGCAAGACCCCTAATGTTTTTCATAGGAATCCTCCTAATTTCCACCTCTCTACACGCAGTGGTGGGGTATTTGGGGCTTCCCTCGATCTTTTTAATGAATTTTGGGGTAGGTCTCGCGTGGGGTTTTACCAATCAAAGGCTTAGAGAGGTCGGCACCTCGAGAATGCTCCTTATAAATGCGGGGTTAATCTATCTAATGATAATGTTCTCGATGATAATAGGTATAGCTGGTTATAGGACTTATTCTGTAATCTTTGAAAGAAACTTACAAGAGATTTCAACGTACAGGGACCTATCTATCATCCACTTAGCTGGCTTAATCTTTCTGAATAACATGGGAATTGCTTTGGCATCAATTACCCCTTACATGGGGACAATTCCAATGAGCATTGGTGTTAACAATGCTGGACTATTAATAGGTGCTTTAACCCCGGAAAGACTTTCAATGGGGGATTATACTCCTTTGTTGATATTCATATATCCTCACGCAATCCTTGAATTGGTTAGCTACTCGTTTTTTGTAACATTTGCTTTCACCTGGAGAAGAGCGAAATCATGGATACTGATCGTTACAGGGCTGTTATTATTGGCTATAGCCGCGTTAGTTGAAGCCCTAACTATTAAAATTGTATAATCAAACGCCTTGTTCTTCTAGAAGCTCGCGCGGAGGATTAACCGCTAGAGCTAAAGCCCCGTAAAGGCCTGCATCGTCTCCAAAACCTGTTGGTTTGATAATTGGCATCGAGGTGACGATATCATTCTCCAATCCATTTACAATCTTCTCGAAAAGAATGTCCTGATTGTTAAGGAATACCCCGCCCCCTATCAATAGGATTTCTGGGTCATATATATTTATAATTGAGGCAATACCCGCTCTCGAGGCTTTAACATACAAGTCAACTACTAACACGCCCAAGGGATCCCCTCGCCTATAGTATTCGAAAACATCCTTCGCCGACGCTTCAGGGTGCTTCAACAAGAAATCAAACAGGTCTGAACTAATCCCGTGTTTCACAGCAATCCATCTCGCCACCCTCGGTATGTTTATCCCGCCAGCGAACGCCTCCCAGTGCCCTCTACCGCCACACCCGCATTCCAGTTCGGAGTTGAAGTCAACGATAATGTGACCTACCTCGTGGGCATTGCCTTCTTTACCTATCAATAAGTGCCCATCAACTATAACTCCCGCGCCGACTCCCGTACTAAGCGTTAGGTAGACAAGGTTTCTGAAAGGTTTTCCCAATCCATAGTGCTTCTCGCCCCAAGCAGCAGCCATGGCGTCGTTTGCCACCACTACCTTTGTATTGAAATATTTCGTTAAAGGCTCCAGTAGTTTTATCTCCTTGAACGGGAGATTTGTCGGGTTTACAGCAACCCCTCTCTTTATGTCCAACGGGCCTATGGACGCAACTCCCACCGCTACGATATCTTCAATGTATTCCGAAAAACTCTTCCTCGTACTCTCCCATATGAATTTCGCAATAGCATATTCATCCCCATGTTTAGGAGTTGCCTCCACGATTTTTTTAATGATCGAGTCTTTAGAACAAACCGCTATTCGAGTCTTGGAAGCGCCGAGGTCTATTGCAATATAATATTTCATTTCAAGTATCCCTTAAATCACGTATTTCCCTGAGCCGGCACTTTTTTGAAGAGTATGGGGGCGTTTCTAATATTGTATCTTTCCAGCATTCCTAACTGAAGCTTTTCAGGATTCTCGATTTTAAAGCCGAACTCGTCTGCCACTTTCGATGCAACGCTGGGTATAACGGGTGCTAAAGCTATTGTGGAGACTCTAATGAGCTCTAACAATCCGTACAACTCCTTACTTGGATCTTCCTTCTCCCAAGGCCTGGTGTTGTTGACATAAGCGTTTCCCTCTCTTAAAAGATCCATTATTTCAATTATCGCCCCTGGCACGTCATAGTTTTTCATACGTTCCAAGTAGTTGCCCATTTTGACCATTATTTGCTCGCTCAGCTTCTTGTCAACTTCCCTCCTATAGATTTTTCCTCTCAGCTTCTTAATCGCAAGAGCTCCCACCCTTCTAATGAGATTTCCATAAGTATCTGCTAA
This is a stretch of genomic DNA from Thermosphaera aggregans DSM 11486. It encodes these proteins:
- a CDS encoding TldD/PmbA family protein — its product is MIDESLLYSAIKHASELGAEYVETRFQKDYGFSISLRNGKILGAGSSRKSGVGIRVLVNGSLGFSSTNNVNRESILEAAEKAVARAKSLSSLRKNPIKFSAERVGKASYQVMVKRKLEDLVVEDIVEMGSSLYKTLTRELTKAKIPVTTFSVETHTQEKLVITSEGAYVYSVIPRIYVDSNNVLFSPEKGTLQRMVSFAASGGLELIDEWKPVETIVDEMKRLENVLINGVQPPKEKVDVVVGSEIVGLLVHESAGHPMEADRILGREAAQAGESYVKPSMIGSFRIGNEYATVIEDPTIPGSNGFYLYDDEGVPAKPRYLYKEGLIHEPLHNRHTAFLFGTSSNGAARAMDYASEPIIRMSNTYFKPGDMDFEELIEDIELGVYLKSYMEWNIDDVRWNQRYVGLEAYMIRNGELAEPVRDPILEITTQGFYSSIVGVDKNLAFYPGTCGKGEPSQGVPVWFGGPNVRLKKIPLGVRA
- a CDS encoding isoaspartyl peptidase/L-asparaginase, which translates into the protein MVKALILHGGAGSWKETKVKEKAIEAIRNCTLEGWKVLNTTNNSVEAVISSVACMEDSGYLNAGVGSVLDLHGGRSLDAGLMSSNGLLGAVAGVRKIRNPIKLAKIIAEETPHVLIVGEEADNYGLIRNLPLLPPPPLHVYERYIDSLKKLFSLDVKTEYGGKLVEYLAKNSNIKHALKKIAEPGDTVGAVAIDDNQVLAAATSTGGVSLKLPGRVGDSPIPGAGFYASNNIACSATGIGEYIIRTMPCLKADIEYSRFDDAWKTAYSVIKEATEAVGNDTMGFILVDNKGRIAYAYNTEAMLIGYVNEKGEVVVNDKPPQYSLKQF
- a CDS encoding chromate transporter translates to MVTLLELFIEFLKIGAIMFGGGYGGISLFYKELVELKGWISDQEFVEILGVAESTPGPIAINSATWVGYKLGGIPGSIIATLGVITVPYLVIMGIVMSLYPYMEHPLVKTAFRGINAAVVALILYALINVSRTVLLEKNTGIINYVSLAIFIVAFIILYVLKQHPVVSIIVSAGLSLALKLLFGV
- a CDS encoding ROK family protein, producing the protein MKYYIAIDLGASKTRIAVCSKDSIIKKIVEATPKHGDEYAIAKFIWESTRKSFSEYIEDIVAVGVASIGPLDIKRGVAVNPTNLPFKEIKLLEPLTKYFNTKVVVANDAMAAAWGEKHYGLGKPFRNLVYLTLSTGVGAGVIVDGHLLIGKEGNAHEVGHIIVDFNSELECGCGGRGHWEAFAGGINIPRVARWIAVKHGISSDLFDFLLKHPEASAKDVFEYYRRGDPLGVLVVDLYVKASRAGIASIINIYDPEILLIGGGVFLNNQDILFEKIVNGLENDIVTSMPIIKPTGFGDDAGLYGALALAVNPPRELLEEQGV
- a CDS encoding HAD family hydrolase; the protein is MRKALIFDIDGTIIPFLVDFESLRERVRRLLGVNDELRPLGLSLEKLNLPKELKNQAWELIESEELVSIDKLETSDYIENVKTICNLHQQGLAIAIVTNRSRKTAVKLLEKIGLKQCVDLLITREEGLDRKRQLEKALELLNAECMGFLGDTVYDEKAAQELGLKFRRVTSHKLLPSLVRELL